AAgtcatttaatttttaaaaggaaaTAAATTTGATTGAAACCGAAGTTTGATTAGGCTAACTGGGCACGCAGACATTTAAAATTGGTCTTAAGTTGCTTCTCAACAAGTTACAAGTAAGCAACAGTTGCGCTTGTGAATATATAAACTTAAGCCTCagctaaaattatatatattatattttgatATCGAATATCGAATAAGCGCTAGCTGGTGTCATATCAAGCAACAAACCGAGGATGGTTTTGGAGAGGAGGACTCTCGGGGCCCGTTTCGCAGGTTCTCGGGTCTCACTTTTCTATTTAACAACCTAATGATGTAAGGTTAAAGATGGAAAGAGAACAATAATAAAGTGCTTACTATTactattttctacttttttagaTATTATTTGCGTGAGGAAAAGCAACTGTTGGTCTTTTCAGTTTTCAGTAGTACAGTTATTATACCAGCAAGGTCAAAGATTTAAAATGTTTCGTAAAAAACCAGACACGAAGGAAGTTGTAAGACAACAAAAAAGGGAATTAAATAAGACAAATCGAGATCTTCAAAGAGATACGAGACAGTTAGAAAAGCAAGAAAAAGCACtggaaatagaaataaaaaaaatggcgaaAGCTGGTCAAAGACAAGCTGCCACACAGTTAGCAAAACAGCTAATTGCAGTTCGTAAACAAAAGGCTCGTGTGTTATCAACTAGTACTAAAGTAACGGGTGTAGGGCATCAAATGACAACAATGCAAGCCAATGCCAAGATGGCTGAATCAATGGGAACAGCAACTAAAGCAATGGGAGTCATGAATAAACAAATGGATGTTCAGAAATTGTCAAAAACATTACAAGAATTTGAGAAAGaatcaacaaaaatgaataTGGCTGAGGAAATGATGGATGACTCCTTGGACGATTTATTAGGAGAGTCTGGTGATGAAGAAGAACAAGATGCTGTTGTTAATCAAGTTTTAGATGAAATTGGCATTGAAATAACAGGAAAGCTAGCAGCTGCACCATCAGCACAATCAAGTCTACCACAAGCTTCAAAATCTAAGGGAATGTCAGAAGAAGATAAAGAGATTGAGGACATGTTATCTAAACTAACAGCCAGTTGAATATTTATTGTACCTTTTTTTATGTAACATAGTTTAAagtttatatttctttatagTGGTAAATCTAAAACCTTTGGTCCAttagtgaaataaaaatacttcaattgaaataattttgcaGCTATAGATGAGTTGCGAACCATATAAGTCAACTTGGCTATTTACGCTAATTTCCAGAATTTTAGAATATtagatttaaaatttgttggaattatttttttctcaactgttattttctttgtttgaaaGCAGACTTTACCAATTTTTGTGtcagtgtttttttaattaatatttttgattgttgcagtctgttgtttatatttattgCATGTGCATGTTGATGTTCTTCCCAACTTATGTATAAAACTACAGTATGTACTCCACAACAAAAGCTTAATGCCATTATATATGCCATTATTATgtcattttactaaaaaaataatttataacatGGTTTTAATCGCTTTGTGAGAAATTCAGTACTGGAATCTCCTAAATTTATGAAGTCCTTAActtttcaataaaaatgaaatgaatAATGT
The genomic region above belongs to Hydractinia symbiolongicarpus strain clone_291-10 chromosome 4, HSymV2.1, whole genome shotgun sequence and contains:
- the LOC130641671 gene encoding charged multivesicular body protein 2b-like, with product MFRKKPDTKEVVRQQKRELNKTNRDLQRDTRQLEKQEKALEIEIKKMAKAGQRQAATQLAKQLIAVRKQKARVLSTSTKVTGVGHQMTTMQANAKMAESMGTATKAMGVMNKQMDVQKLSKTLQEFEKESTKMNMAEEMMDDSLDDLLGESGDEEEQDAVVNQVLDEIGIEITGKLAAAPSAQSSLPQASKSKGMSEEDKEIEDMLSKLTAS